One segment of Polaribacter huanghezhanensis DNA contains the following:
- a CDS encoding peptidogalycan biosysnthesis protein produces the protein MNFYKKTNTAIFFSSVTEIPQYIWRELQCTSNVYFHPDYLISLEENNPQVTFSYLVLINKEKQSIAFASIQIIDFPLDRIESSLNKNFYQLKCFGRRLGLFPKLKPIKLLVCGNVFVSGEHGIFIKENQNKQEVIKNIAKAISSQITTTNISIYLIKDFIKESLFITDELHDLNYYSFNVEPNMALYLDKNWSTFDAYLDAMKTKFRVKAKRALKLSNDLVVKDSSIENIKTLLPEITKLYKTVSDKAEFNLGEFNLETYLSLKKNLGENYILKTYWYHNKLVGFMSGLINNDALDAHFVGIDYAVNKELAIYQRMLYDYVQIAIHQQLKVINFGRTASEIKTSIGAVPQGLTCYVRHKKSITNKFIKHFLSYIETKPFKQQNPFKSKTLTQ, from the coding sequence TTGAATTTTTACAAAAAAACGAATACCGCCATTTTTTTCTCTTCAGTAACAGAGATTCCTCAATATATTTGGCGCGAATTACAGTGTACCAGCAATGTGTATTTTCATCCAGATTATTTAATTTCTTTAGAAGAAAACAATCCTCAGGTTACTTTTTCTTACTTAGTATTAATTAATAAAGAGAAGCAATCAATTGCTTTTGCGAGCATTCAAATTATTGATTTTCCTTTAGATAGAATTGAAAGTTCTTTAAACAAAAATTTTTATCAATTAAAGTGTTTCGGAAGGCGGTTGGGGCTTTTTCCGAAGTTAAAACCAATAAAACTATTAGTCTGCGGAAATGTTTTTGTAAGTGGAGAGCACGGTATTTTTATCAAAGAAAATCAGAACAAACAAGAGGTGATAAAAAACATCGCAAAAGCCATTTCTTCACAAATAACAACAACAAATATTTCGATTTATTTAATCAAAGATTTTATAAAAGAATCGTTATTTATTACTGATGAACTGCACGATTTAAATTATTATTCGTTTAATGTAGAACCAAATATGGCGCTCTATTTAGATAAAAACTGGAGCACTTTTGATGCTTATTTAGACGCAATGAAAACCAAATTTCGAGTAAAAGCAAAACGAGCGTTAAAGTTAAGTAACGATTTGGTTGTAAAAGATAGTTCTATAGAAAACATTAAAACATTGTTGCCAGAAATCACCAAATTATACAAAACTGTTTCTGATAAAGCCGAATTTAATTTGGGCGAATTTAATCTAGAAACCTATCTGTCTTTAAAAAAAAACTTAGGGGAGAATTATATTTTAAAAACCTATTGGTATCACAATAAACTTGTTGGTTTTATGTCTGGTTTAATAAATAACGATGCTTTAGATGCGCATTTTGTTGGCATCGATTATGCTGTAAATAAAGAGTTGGCCATTTACCAACGCATGTTGTATGATTATGTTCAAATAGCGATACATCAACAATTAAAAGTAATTAATTTTGGAAGAACAGCAAGCGAAATTAAAACATCAATTGGGGCAGTTCCGCAAGGTTTAACCTGTTATGTCCGTCATAAAAAATCGATAACAAACAAATTTATAAAGCATTTTTTAAGCTATATAGAAACCAAACCGTTTAAGCAGCAAAATCCTTTTAAATCTAAAACTTTAACCCAGTAA
- a CDS encoding YgaP family membrane protein, translating into MLNKYFRIIVGVMVLLSVVLTVYVSQNWLWFTVFIGVNLIQSAFTKWCLLETILVKLGVKKESESCNIG; encoded by the coding sequence ATGTTAAACAAATATTTTAGAATTATTGTTGGTGTAATGGTATTGTTAAGCGTTGTGCTAACTGTTTACGTAAGTCAAAACTGGCTTTGGTTTACCGTATTTATTGGGGTTAATTTAATTCAGTCTGCTTTTACAAAATGGTGCTTATTAGAGACTATTCTTGTAAAATTAGGAGTAAAAAAAGAAAGCGAAAGCTGTAATATAGGTTAA
- a CDS encoding TolC family protein: MRKRFYILIIVFVAVQFQMNGQETVSITKKEVLNSILKKNLTLKISEQKFNKSKADYLQTNAVFLPTITASYTGISTTNPLMAFGSKLNQEILTAADFNPALLNNPSQTQNFGTKIEIKQPLINLDGFYQRKAAKSKMQATSLQTERTVEYLALEVEKAYMQLQLAYKAVEVLEKALETAKENEKIAENNFKQGYLQQADILTIKVRVTEIKGQLQTAKSTVLNASNYLSFLMDDDTSVIYKSTDDLSVTSINNTNINVSENRADIKAMQLASDAYMAMNKADKMTFLPRLNAFGSYELYDNKLFQGSANGYMIGAQLSWNIFEGSKRFGKTQKSKAAFEQSKLEYKQYVSKSNLELNKAKRQLIDAKNQLELTNLSVKQSKESLRIRKNRFKEGLEKTTDLLMAETLYAQKQLAYYQTIYQYNYTQAYLAFLTKK; encoded by the coding sequence ATGCGTAAAAGGTTTTATATATTAATAATTGTTTTTGTAGCAGTTCAGTTTCAGATGAACGGACAAGAAACAGTTTCAATTACAAAAAAAGAAGTGCTAAATAGCATTTTAAAAAAGAATTTAACCCTAAAAATTTCTGAACAAAAATTTAACAAATCAAAAGCAGACTACCTTCAAACAAATGCTGTTTTTTTACCAACAATAACTGCAAGTTATACGGGTATTTCTACTACAAACCCTTTAATGGCTTTTGGGTCTAAATTAAATCAAGAAATTTTAACGGCAGCAGATTTTAACCCTGCTTTGTTAAACAATCCATCACAAACTCAAAATTTTGGGACAAAGATTGAAATTAAACAACCTTTAATTAATCTTGATGGATTTTATCAACGAAAAGCAGCAAAATCTAAAATGCAAGCAACTTCTTTACAAACAGAACGAACTGTAGAGTATTTGGCGCTAGAGGTAGAAAAAGCGTACATGCAATTACAGTTAGCATATAAAGCCGTTGAGGTTTTAGAAAAAGCCTTAGAAACTGCAAAAGAGAATGAAAAAATAGCAGAAAATAACTTTAAACAAGGCTATTTACAGCAAGCAGATATATTAACAATAAAAGTACGAGTAACTGAAATAAAAGGTCAGTTACAAACCGCTAAAAGTACTGTGTTAAACGCCTCTAATTACTTGTCTTTTTTAATGGATGACGACACTTCTGTAATTTACAAATCAACAGATGATTTAAGTGTTACTTCAATAAACAATACCAATATAAATGTATCGGAAAACAGAGCAGATATTAAAGCAATGCAACTAGCTTCGGATGCTTATATGGCGATGAATAAAGCAGATAAAATGACTTTTTTACCTCGCTTAAATGCTTTTGGAAGTTATGAGTTATACGACAATAAATTATTTCAAGGAAGTGCAAATGGGTATATGATTGGCGCACAATTAAGTTGGAATATTTTTGAAGGTTCTAAACGTTTTGGGAAAACACAAAAAAGCAAAGCAGCTTTTGAGCAATCTAAATTAGAATACAAACAATATGTTTCTAAAAGTAATTTAGAATTAAACAAAGCCAAGCGTCAGTTAATAGACGCAAAAAACCAATTAGAGTTAACCAATTTGTCTGTGAAACAATCCAAAGAATCTTTGAGAATTAGAAAAAACAGATTTAAAGAAGGTTTAGAAAAAACTACCGATTTATTAATGGCAGAAACGCTATATGCACAAAAACAATTAGCGTATTATCAAACAATATATCAATACAATTATACCCAAGCATATTTAGCATTTCTTACTAAAAAATAG
- a CDS encoding SAM-dependent methyltransferase, with translation MNFNEIFWENKYKANKIGWDLGEISPPLKAYIDQLTNKNLKILIPGGGNSHEAVYLFKKGFKNVFVVDLSKIPLENIQKRIPDFPPEQLIHGNFFDLNNHFDLILEQTFFCAIDPNLRSNYAVKMKELLLENGKLVGLLFDAKLNDDHPPFGGSKEEYLNYFKPHFDILTTENCYNSIQSRVGMELFFIVQKKNT, from the coding sequence ATGAATTTCAATGAAATTTTTTGGGAAAATAAATATAAAGCAAACAAAATTGGTTGGGATTTAGGTGAAATTTCTCCGCCTTTAAAAGCTTATATAGATCAATTAACAAACAAGAATTTAAAAATATTAATTCCCGGTGGAGGAAACTCGCATGAAGCAGTTTACCTTTTTAAAAAAGGGTTTAAAAATGTTTTCGTGGTTGATCTCTCAAAAATTCCGTTAGAAAACATACAAAAAAGAATTCCTGATTTCCCACCAGAACAATTAATTCACGGTAATTTTTTTGATTTAAACAATCATTTTGATTTAATTTTAGAGCAAACATTTTTTTGTGCAATTGATCCGAATTTAAGATCAAACTACGCTGTAAAAATGAAAGAATTACTTCTCGAAAACGGAAAATTAGTAGGCCTGCTTTTTGATGCAAAATTAAATGATGACCATCCACCTTTTGGAGGCTCAAAAGAAGAATATCTTAATTATTTTAAGCCTCATTTCGATATTCTTACGACAGAAAACTGTTATAATTCTATTCAGAGTAGAGTTGGAATGGAACTTTTTTTTATTGTTCAAAAAAAAAATACTTAA
- a CDS encoding efflux RND transporter periplasmic adaptor subunit, with protein MKKQLYLLIFTTASLFLTSCGSDDKKEPVNNSPSIQVKVAKVATNDTNPFLTVSGKIQAVKSADLGTRMMGNVDKVYVNVGDKVSKGQLLISINNADLEAKKAQVTASITQAKVAFINAEKNYKRFQNLYESKSISQKEMDDVTANYQVTKAGLEAANQMRNEVDAQFAYSNITAPFTGVITSKNIENGDMATPGKPLISLENPNDFEVMAMVPETEISEIKKGIKVRVLVKSINRAIAGKVSEVSSSAKNTGGQYLVKINVQKTNAPILSGMFATVEFPTERKATSNMVLLPKEAIITNGQLSGVYTTSQSNTAVLRWLRLGKTYGNQVEVLSGLKPGETYIISAEGRLFNGVKIIPSSILPKGKEATSKKK; from the coding sequence ATGAAAAAACAGTTATACTTATTAATCTTTACTACAGCATCATTATTTTTAACAAGTTGTGGTAGTGATGATAAAAAAGAACCAGTAAATAACTCACCAAGCATACAGGTAAAAGTAGCGAAAGTAGCTACGAATGATACCAACCCGTTTTTAACTGTGAGTGGAAAAATTCAAGCAGTAAAAAGTGCAGATCTTGGTACAAGAATGATGGGGAATGTTGATAAGGTGTACGTTAATGTAGGTGATAAAGTTAGTAAAGGACAATTACTAATTTCTATAAACAATGCAGATTTAGAAGCTAAAAAAGCGCAGGTAACGGCCAGTATTACACAAGCAAAAGTTGCTTTTATAAATGCAGAAAAAAACTACAAACGTTTTCAGAATTTATATGAAAGTAAAAGTATCAGCCAAAAAGAAATGGATGATGTGACCGCGAATTATCAGGTTACAAAAGCTGGATTAGAAGCCGCAAATCAAATGAGAAATGAAGTGGATGCACAGTTTGCATACAGCAATATTACAGCTCCTTTTACCGGAGTTATTACTAGTAAAAATATTGAAAACGGTGATATGGCAACACCAGGAAAGCCTCTAATTAGTCTAGAAAATCCTAACGATTTTGAAGTAATGGCAATGGTTCCTGAGACAGAAATTTCTGAAATTAAAAAAGGAATTAAAGTGCGTGTCTTGGTAAAATCTATTAACAGAGCAATTGCAGGAAAAGTTTCAGAGGTTAGTTCTTCAGCAAAAAATACTGGTGGTCAATATTTAGTAAAAATCAATGTACAAAAAACCAATGCTCCTATTTTATCTGGAATGTTTGCTACGGTTGAGTTTCCAACAGAAAGAAAAGCAACTTCTAACATGGTATTGTTGCCTAAAGAAGCAATTATTACAAACGGACAATTATCGGGTGTTTACACAACAAGTCAAAGTAACACTGCTGTTTTACGTTGGTTGCGCTTGGGGAAAACCTATGGAAATCAAGTTGAGGTTTTATCTGGATTAAAACCTGGAGAAACCTATATCATTTCTGCGGAAGGAAGATTGTTTAACGGAGTTAAAATAATCCCATCCTCAATCCTTCCCAAAGGGAAGGAAGCTACTTCGAAAAAAAAATAA
- a CDS encoding efflux RND transporter permease subunit, with the protein MKEGLAGKIAKIFIGSKLTVLLMIVFMVVGVYASFLIPREEEPQIDVPMADIFVGYPGASPKEVESRVVKPLEKLISNIKGVEYVYSTSMDEKAMVIVQFYVGEDIERSFVKLYNEINKHMDQMPKGVTFPLVKTRAIDDVPMLGLTLWSKNYSDYQLSQIAQELENEIKKVNDVSITHKIGGRNRQLRVVLDKDKLAASGLDFLSVSEMIKANNTQLSSGSFDKNDTEFLVTTGTFLSSATDVENLVVGVQQKRPIYLKQIATIIDGPEIPQNYVSLGFGKASEKSQTYKSEYPAVTISVAKRKGADAMKIAELIIDKVNHLKTTLIPNDVHVEITRNYGETASHKVSELLWHLIGSIFAVTLVVMLAMGWRGGLVVFLSVPITFALTLLSYYMLDYTLNRITLFALVFVTGIVVDDSIIIAENMHRHFKMKRLPFKQAALYAINEVGNPTILATFTVIASVLPMAFVSGLMGPYMAPMPIGASIAMILSLFVALTITPYLGYIFLREKDKKGAVEKPEKPLEETFIYKLYSKFESPLLENKTKKWVFLGGTFMLLMATMILFFTKSVAVKMLPFDNKNEFQIVIDMPEGTTLERTAVVTQEIGQFLSTRAEVVNYQNYVGTSAPITFNGLVRHYDLRGGSNMADIQVNLIDKEERKIQSHGIAKLFRPEIQKIAKKYNANVKLVEVPPGPPVLSTIVAEVYGPDYKTQIDIANQIQHILKNTNDVVDVDWMVEGDQKEYQFNINKEKAMLYGIAPQQIAYTMNMALSNKAITTLYDENAVSQVGLVLSLDEKEKSTISDISQLKIKSKQGTLIPIADLVEIKETTAAKSIFRKNQKRVVYVTADMAGELESPAYAILGMGEKLKEIKLPEGYQLNEMYLGQPDFEDNYTVKWDGEWQITLEVFRDLGIAFLGAIILIYILIVGWFQNFKAPIVMMVAIPLSLIGIILGHWIMGAFFTATSFIGMIALAGIMVRNSVLLIDFINLRLAEGIPLKQAALEAGAVRTTPILLTAGTVVIGAFVILFDPIFQGLAISLMGGTIVSTVLTLLVVPLVYYMIENKNYK; encoded by the coding sequence ATGAAAGAAGGTTTAGCCGGAAAAATAGCAAAAATCTTTATTGGATCAAAACTTACAGTGCTTTTAATGATTGTTTTTATGGTTGTTGGTGTATATGCTTCGTTTTTAATCCCAAGAGAAGAAGAACCACAAATTGATGTGCCCATGGCAGATATTTTTGTGGGTTATCCGGGTGCAAGTCCAAAAGAAGTGGAGTCTAGAGTTGTAAAACCTTTAGAAAAATTGATTTCGAATATTAAAGGAGTTGAGTACGTGTATTCTACTTCTATGGATGAAAAAGCAATGGTAATTGTGCAGTTTTATGTGGGCGAAGATATTGAGCGTTCGTTTGTAAAATTATACAACGAAATTAACAAACATATGGATCAAATGCCAAAAGGAGTTACGTTTCCTTTGGTAAAAACACGCGCTATTGATGATGTACCGATGTTGGGTTTAACGCTGTGGAGCAAAAACTACAGTGATTATCAGTTAAGTCAGATAGCACAAGAATTAGAAAACGAAATCAAAAAAGTAAATGATGTTTCTATCACACATAAAATTGGTGGAAGAAATCGTCAATTACGAGTGGTTTTAGACAAAGATAAATTGGCTGCAAGCGGATTAGATTTCTTGTCGGTTTCTGAAATGATAAAAGCCAATAATACGCAATTAAGTTCTGGGAGTTTTGATAAAAATGATACAGAATTTTTAGTAACAACTGGTACATTTTTGTCTTCTGCAACAGATGTTGAAAACTTAGTGGTAGGTGTACAACAAAAGCGTCCCATTTATTTAAAACAAATTGCCACGATTATTGATGGTCCAGAAATACCACAAAATTATGTGTCTTTAGGTTTTGGAAAAGCGAGTGAGAAATCGCAAACGTACAAATCTGAATATCCTGCGGTTACGATTTCTGTAGCCAAAAGAAAAGGAGCAGATGCTATGAAAATTGCGGAGTTAATTATTGATAAAGTAAATCATTTAAAAACCACTTTAATTCCAAATGATGTTCATGTAGAAATTACAAGAAATTATGGCGAAACAGCATCACATAAAGTGTCAGAATTATTGTGGCATTTAATCGGATCTATTTTTGCAGTTACACTTGTTGTCATGTTGGCAATGGGTTGGCGTGGTGGTTTGGTTGTGTTTTTATCGGTACCAATTACCTTTGCTTTGACCTTGTTGAGTTATTACATGTTAGATTACACATTGAACAGAATTACGCTTTTTGCGTTGGTTTTTGTAACCGGAATTGTGGTAGATGACTCAATTATTATTGCAGAAAATATGCACAGGCATTTTAAAATGAAACGCCTGCCTTTTAAACAAGCAGCTCTTTATGCCATAAACGAAGTTGGGAACCCAACAATTTTAGCAACATTTACCGTAATTGCTTCTGTTTTACCGATGGCCTTTGTTTCTGGATTAATGGGGCCTTATATGGCACCAATGCCAATTGGAGCATCTATTGCGATGATCTTATCATTATTCGTAGCTTTAACAATTACACCTTATTTAGGATATATTTTCTTAAGAGAAAAAGATAAAAAGGGCGCTGTTGAAAAACCAGAAAAACCTTTAGAAGAAACCTTTATTTACAAGTTATACAGTAAATTTGAAAGTCCGTTGTTAGAGAACAAAACAAAAAAATGGGTTTTTCTTGGAGGAACTTTTATGCTTTTAATGGCGACAATGATCTTGTTTTTCACAAAATCTGTAGCGGTAAAAATGTTGCCTTTTGATAATAAAAACGAGTTTCAAATTGTCATAGATATGCCAGAAGGCACAACGTTAGAACGTACTGCTGTTGTTACACAAGAGATTGGTCAGTTTTTATCGACAAGAGCAGAAGTGGTAAATTATCAAAACTATGTTGGTACTTCTGCGCCTATTACTTTTAACGGCTTGGTGCGTCATTACGATTTACGAGGCGGAAGTAATATGGCAGACATTCAAGTAAATTTAATTGATAAAGAAGAACGTAAAATTCAGAGTCACGGAATTGCAAAATTATTTAGACCCGAAATTCAGAAAATAGCAAAGAAATACAATGCCAATGTAAAGCTGGTGGAAGTTCCCCCAGGACCGCCAGTTTTATCAACCATTGTTGCCGAGGTTTATGGACCAGATTATAAAACACAAATTGATATTGCAAATCAAATTCAACATATTCTAAAAAACACGAACGATGTGGTTGATGTAGATTGGATGGTAGAAGGAGATCAAAAAGAGTATCAATTTAACATCAACAAAGAAAAAGCAATGTTGTATGGTATTGCTCCGCAACAAATTGCTTACACGATGAATATGGCGCTATCAAACAAAGCGATTACCACGCTGTATGATGAAAATGCTGTAAGTCAAGTAGGTTTGGTGTTGTCTTTAGACGAAAAAGAAAAATCGACGATTAGTGATATTTCTCAATTAAAAATAAAATCGAAACAAGGAACTCTGATTCCGATTGCAGATTTAGTTGAAATTAAAGAAACGACGGCAGCAAAAAGTATTTTTCGTAAAAATCAAAAACGTGTTGTATATGTTACGGCAGATATGGCAGGAGAATTAGAAAGTCCGGCATATGCAATTTTAGGAATGGGAGAGAAGTTAAAAGAAATTAAACTTCCAGAAGGCTATCAACTAAATGAAATGTATTTAGGTCAGCCAGATTTTGAAGATAATTACACGGTAAAGTGGGATGGAGAATGGCAAATTACTTTAGAAGTTTTTAGAGATTTAGGAATCGCTTTTTTAGGTGCTATTATCTTGATTTATATTTTGATTGTGGGCTGGTTTCAAAACTTTAAAGCACCCATTGTGATGATGGTTGCCATTCCGCTATCCTTAATCGGTATTATTTTAGGTCACTGGATAATGGGCGCATTTTTTACAGCAACATCTTTTATTGGAATGATTGCCTTGGCTGGAATTATGGTTCGAAACTCGGTTTTATTAATTGATTTTATCAACTTAAGATTGGCAGAAGGAATTCCGCTTAAACAAGCCGCATTAGAAGCAGGAGCAGTAAGAACAACGCCAATTTTATTAACAGCAGGAACGGTTGTAATAGGCGCATTTGTGATTTTATTTGATCCTATTTTTCAAGGATTGGCAATCTCTTTAATGGGTGGAACAATTGTTTCAACCGTATTAACATTGTTGGTTGTGCCTTTAGTGTATTACATGATAGAAAATAAAAATTATAAATAA
- a CDS encoding SdpI family protein, with the protein MNPYIYVISVNGLLLFFSIVFYFFPPKKINNFYGYRTNKSMKNEEIWHFTNTFFNKTLLKYAAISFALSVLFVFLFSVEITWQPMVFLLLTLAVSVIKTEQILAKNFDADGKRLKVKK; encoded by the coding sequence ATGAATCCGTATATTTATGTAATTTCTGTCAATGGTTTATTGCTTTTCTTTAGCATTGTGTTTTATTTTTTCCCACCAAAAAAAATAAATAACTTTTATGGATATAGAACAAACAAATCAATGAAAAATGAAGAAATTTGGCATTTTACCAATACTTTTTTTAACAAAACATTGCTTAAATACGCCGCAATTTCTTTTGCGCTTTCGGTCCTTTTTGTGTTTCTCTTTTCTGTAGAAATTACATGGCAACCAATGGTTTTTTTACTGCTAACGTTGGCCGTTTCTGTTATTAAAACAGAACAAATATTGGCGAAAAACTTTGATGCTGATGGAAAAAGATTGAAGGTTAAAAAATAA
- a CDS encoding Crp/Fnr family transcriptional regulator, translating to MQSDFNFNYGHLFEEELSKEILSVGEYKKVAEGTELIDIGSKIEFMPLIINGAIKILREDEKGDELVLYFIEQGDTCAMTITCCLGQSKSKIRAVAEVETELIMIPVQKISEWMNTYQTWQNFILQSYHERMQELLEAIDTIAFLNMDKRLLKYLKDKAMINRNEVIQVTHKEIANDLYTSRVVISRLLKSLEIKGKIQLNRNQIKVLSL from the coding sequence ATGCAGTCAGATTTTAATTTTAATTACGGACATCTTTTTGAAGAAGAATTATCAAAAGAAATTCTTTCTGTTGGTGAATATAAAAAAGTAGCTGAAGGAACAGAATTGATTGATATCGGAAGTAAAATAGAATTTATGCCGCTTATTATAAATGGCGCAATTAAAATTTTAAGAGAAGATGAAAAAGGAGATGAATTAGTGTTGTATTTTATTGAACAAGGAGACACTTGCGCCATGACAATTACATGTTGTTTAGGACAATCAAAAAGTAAAATTAGAGCTGTTGCAGAAGTAGAAACGGAATTGATAATGATTCCTGTTCAGAAAATTAGCGAATGGATGAACACGTATCAAACTTGGCAAAATTTTATCTTACAAAGCTATCATGAACGAATGCAAGAATTACTAGAGGCAATTGATACGATTGCTTTTTTAAATATGGACAAACGTCTGCTAAAATATTTAAAAGACAAAGCGATGATAAATAGAAATGAAGTAATTCAGGTTACACATAAAGAAATCGCAAATGACTTGTACACCTCTAGAGTTGTGATTTCTCGTTTGTTAAAATCCTTAGAAATAAAAGGGAAAATACAATTAAACAGAAATCAAATAAAGGTTTTAAGCCTTTAA
- the recO gene encoding DNA repair protein RecO: MTLIKTKAIVFSSLKYGDTSLIVRCFTLEDGLRSYLLKGVLSAKKGKVKPAYFQPLTQLNIEANHNKKGSLNSIREVHIINPYKNIYTNIFKQTIVLFLSEILSSTIQEEEANEALFSFLETSLIWLDTNDKTSNFHLLFLLNLTKFLGFYPDTTHNNHTYFNLIDGVFTETTTEKEVVYGSDLVQFKKLLGTNFDGIESIKFNQQERQQVLQTILRYFELQLDGFRQPKSLKILETVFN, encoded by the coding sequence ATGACTTTAATAAAAACAAAAGCAATTGTATTCAGTTCGTTAAAATACGGAGATACCAGTTTAATTGTTCGTTGTTTTACTTTAGAAGACGGATTAAGATCTTATTTATTAAAAGGTGTTTTAAGTGCTAAAAAAGGAAAAGTAAAACCCGCCTATTTTCAGCCGTTAACACAATTAAATATTGAGGCAAATCACAACAAGAAAGGAAGCTTAAATAGCATTCGGGAAGTTCATATTATAAATCCGTATAAGAATATCTATACCAATATTTTTAAGCAAACAATTGTGTTGTTTTTGTCCGAAATTTTAAGCAGCACCATACAGGAAGAAGAAGCTAACGAAGCCTTATTTTCTTTTTTAGAAACCTCTTTAATTTGGTTAGATACCAATGATAAAACATCAAATTTTCATTTACTTTTTTTATTAAACCTTACTAAGTTTTTAGGTTTTTATCCAGACACAACGCATAATAATCACACCTATTTTAATCTAATTGATGGCGTTTTTACAGAAACAACAACAGAAAAAGAAGTGGTTTATGGAAGTGATTTAGTTCAGTTTAAAAAGTTGTTGGGAACAAATTTTGATGGTATAGAATCCATCAAATTTAATCAACAAGAAAGGCAACAAGTATTGCAAACAATACTACGTTATTTTGAATTACAGTTAGATGGTTTTAGACAACCAAAATCTTTAAAAATATTAGAAACAGTATTTAATTAA
- a CDS encoding acyl-CoA thioesterase, which translates to MNSIEDLIAVLTLEKKAENQYVGVSETIGSPNVFGGQVLAQALSAANNSVSNHRVLHSLHAYFLEAGNLEIPITYIVNNMRNGGSFSTRRVTAKQKDKTIFILSASFHKKEDGYEHQQALESNIKHPEELLSWSDMLEQFGDFLPKKMKSFLEIERPIEFKPTFIVNPLDLKDLPPFLDVWFRVKGKTTDLSIALKQQILTYISDYNILNATLYPNASKANYGNTQIASLDHSMWFFREFDLDDWMLYKTESPTAFGARGFARGNIYSRKGDLIASVAQEGLIRPVKK; encoded by the coding sequence ATGAACTCTATCGAAGATTTAATTGCAGTACTTACCCTAGAAAAAAAAGCAGAAAACCAATATGTTGGTGTTAGCGAAACCATTGGAAGCCCAAATGTTTTTGGCGGACAGGTTTTGGCACAAGCATTAAGCGCTGCTAATAACAGTGTTTCTAATCACCGTGTATTACACTCTTTACACGCTTATTTTTTAGAAGCGGGTAATTTAGAAATTCCGATTACATACATCGTAAATAACATGAGAAATGGTGGTAGTTTTTCTACCAGAAGAGTTACCGCTAAACAAAAAGATAAAACCATATTTATACTGTCTGCTTCTTTTCATAAAAAAGAAGACGGATACGAACATCAACAAGCATTAGAAAGCAACATCAAACATCCAGAAGAATTGTTAAGTTGGAGCGATATGCTTGAACAATTTGGTGATTTTTTACCAAAAAAAATGAAATCTTTTTTAGAAATAGAGCGTCCGATAGAATTTAAACCCACTTTTATTGTAAATCCTTTAGATTTAAAAGACCTGCCTCCTTTCTTGGATGTTTGGTTTAGGGTAAAAGGAAAAACAACCGATTTAAGTATTGCATTAAAACAACAAATACTTACGTACATTTCTGATTATAATATTTTAAACGCAACCCTATACCCAAATGCTAGCAAAGCAAATTATGGGAATACACAAATAGCAAGTTTAGATCATTCTATGTGGTTTTTTAGAGAGTTTGATTTAGATGATTGGATGTTGTACAAAACAGAATCTCCAACTGCTTTTGGTGCAAGAGGTTTTGCAAGAGGAAATATTTATTCTAGAAAAGGAGATTTAATTGCTTCTGTTGCACAAGAAGGTTTAATTAGACCCGTCAAAAAATAA